A window of the Harmonia axyridis chromosome 5, icHarAxyr1.1, whole genome shotgun sequence genome harbors these coding sequences:
- the LOC123679948 gene encoding inositol polyphosphate-5-phosphatase A isoform X2, with protein sequence MDSKTVPILLVTANVGSIFEAPNDMLKIWCEEFISTIRKLDCKFIGLHCQEVGGKNYEHSMRHVEHFVKILMSSNELRLFDKVRVFLDEDYSSVEHFTALGNLYFIHNSIEDISIWDFKNNSFLPVRGKEIHSGNIESVTTKDKAKFPQDFFPECKWSRKGYLRTRWSLNGTVFDMVNIHLFHDASNIVAMETSPSIYSKDRKRALEHTLKRFNDGKIPYFLFGDFNFRTDTNSVVKKITEGLQTNRVQNNNSNDHTKYQYTNEDDKLILIIGKKEFSHSDLSSCKPSCVDLNPKWLKPYDMEVEQFKNYISEYSIDFPPSYPFEEDIEKPSTYMPTRCPSWCDRVLLSHTAKELISEDHPVGYKLMGMDICMGDHKPVYLSAILKGNAGEVVFTNNVINDVKINLQEASSHTVTRYIYIQNIEHPIKVFRETAV encoded by the exons ATGGATTCAAAGACAGTTCCAATTCTTCTAGTCACTGCCAATGTTGGCTCTATTTTTGAGGCT CCAAATGATATGTTAAAAATTTGGTGTGAAGAATTCATTTCTACCATTAGGAAATTAGATTGTAAATTTATTGGTTTACATTGCCAAGAAGTTGGAGGAAAGAATTATGAACATAGTATGAGACATGTTGAACATTTCGTAAAAATTCTCATGTCTAGTAATGAATTAAGGCTATTCGATAAAGTGAGAGTCTTCTTAGATGAGGATTACAGCTCTGTCGAACATTTTACT GCGTTAGGAAAtctatattttattcataattccATTGAAGACATTTCCATTTGGGACTTCAAAAATAACTCATTCTTGCCAGTAAGGGGTAAAGAAATTCACTCTGGAAATATAGAGTCAGTAACTACCAAAGACAAAGCCAAATTCCCTCAGGATTTCTTTCCAGAG TGTAAATGGTCAAGAAAAGGCTACTTGCGTACACGATGGTCTTTAAATGGGACAGTGTTCGATATGGTCAACATTCATTTGTTTCATGACGCTTCGAATATTGTAGCAATGGAAACGTCACCTTCAATTTACTCCAAAGATCGTAAAAGAGCACTGGAACACACTCTGAAAAGGTTTAACGATGGTAAAATACcgtattttttatttggtgaCTTCAATTTTCGAACAGATACTAATTCAGTTGTTAAG aAAATAACGGAAGGCCTTCAAACTAACAGGGTACAGAACAATAACAGTAACGATCACACCAAATATCAATATACAAACGAGGATGATAAGCTCATATTGATCATTGGAAAAAAGGAATTTAGTCATTCTGATCTCAGTAGTTGCAAGCCTAGTTGTGTAGATTTAAATCCTAAATGG CTGAAACCTTACGATATGGAAGTGGAGCAGTTTAAAAATTACATAAGCGAATATTCGATAGACTTTCCTCCATCGTATCCTTTTGAAGAAGATATAGAGAAACCTTCTACTTATATGCCAACTCGATGTCCGTCTTGGTGTGATCGAGTCCTACTTAGTCATACAGCCAAAGAACTGATAAGTGAGGACCATCCTGTAGGGTATAAATTAATGGGTATGGATATTTGTATGGGGGACCATAAG CCTGTGTATCTAAGTGCCATATTGAAGGGTAATGCAG GTGAAGTAGTGTTCACAAATAACGTCATTAACGATGTTAAGATCAATCTTCAGGAAGCTAGTTCACACACAGTAACAAGATAcatttacattcaaaatattgaacatcCCATTAAAGTATTCAGGGAGACGGCAGTTTAA
- the LOC123679948 gene encoding inositol polyphosphate-5-phosphatase A isoform X1, with the protein MDSKTVPILLVTANVGSIFEAPNDMLKIWCEEFISTIRKLDCKFIGLHCQEVGGKNYEHSMRHVEHFVKILMSSNELRLFDKVRVFLDEDYSSVEHFTALGNLYFIHNSIEDISIWDFKNNSFLPVRGKEIHSGNIESVTTKDKAKFPQDFFPECKWSRKGYLRTRWSLNGTVFDMVNIHLFHDASNIVAMETSPSIYSKDRKRALEHTLKRFNDGKIPYFLFGDFNFRTDTNSVVKKITEGLQTNRVQNNNSNDHTKYQYTNEDDKLILIIGKKEFSHSDLSSCKPSCVDLNPKWLKPYDMEVEQFKNYISEYSIDFPPSYPFEEDIEKPSTYMPTRCPSWCDRVLLSHTAKELISEDHPVGYKLMGMDICMGDHKPVYLSAILKGNAGTVLCCDHVHYECLPGPCQCCRSIASVKINITDMSDHMSYESYFKEVDSKLLHEPPITKDMLMHEPYTPESTESHSPMPDKVVNEKITTVPPNLLKSKLEYILESELKTELKVLERSKSDIDQKAIPVGDYLGDKCKSVPMSLVAEVSPTLQRCQPEDRLNCSPQEQSLDKEEIDDNQNRKKDRMHVSSWNIRKKCCTIS; encoded by the exons ATGGATTCAAAGACAGTTCCAATTCTTCTAGTCACTGCCAATGTTGGCTCTATTTTTGAGGCT CCAAATGATATGTTAAAAATTTGGTGTGAAGAATTCATTTCTACCATTAGGAAATTAGATTGTAAATTTATTGGTTTACATTGCCAAGAAGTTGGAGGAAAGAATTATGAACATAGTATGAGACATGTTGAACATTTCGTAAAAATTCTCATGTCTAGTAATGAATTAAGGCTATTCGATAAAGTGAGAGTCTTCTTAGATGAGGATTACAGCTCTGTCGAACATTTTACT GCGTTAGGAAAtctatattttattcataattccATTGAAGACATTTCCATTTGGGACTTCAAAAATAACTCATTCTTGCCAGTAAGGGGTAAAGAAATTCACTCTGGAAATATAGAGTCAGTAACTACCAAAGACAAAGCCAAATTCCCTCAGGATTTCTTTCCAGAG TGTAAATGGTCAAGAAAAGGCTACTTGCGTACACGATGGTCTTTAAATGGGACAGTGTTCGATATGGTCAACATTCATTTGTTTCATGACGCTTCGAATATTGTAGCAATGGAAACGTCACCTTCAATTTACTCCAAAGATCGTAAAAGAGCACTGGAACACACTCTGAAAAGGTTTAACGATGGTAAAATACcgtattttttatttggtgaCTTCAATTTTCGAACAGATACTAATTCAGTTGTTAAG aAAATAACGGAAGGCCTTCAAACTAACAGGGTACAGAACAATAACAGTAACGATCACACCAAATATCAATATACAAACGAGGATGATAAGCTCATATTGATCATTGGAAAAAAGGAATTTAGTCATTCTGATCTCAGTAGTTGCAAGCCTAGTTGTGTAGATTTAAATCCTAAATGG CTGAAACCTTACGATATGGAAGTGGAGCAGTTTAAAAATTACATAAGCGAATATTCGATAGACTTTCCTCCATCGTATCCTTTTGAAGAAGATATAGAGAAACCTTCTACTTATATGCCAACTCGATGTCCGTCTTGGTGTGATCGAGTCCTACTTAGTCATACAGCCAAAGAACTGATAAGTGAGGACCATCCTGTAGGGTATAAATTAATGGGTATGGATATTTGTATGGGGGACCATAAG CCTGTGTATCTAAGTGCCATATTGAAGGGTAATGCAGGTACAGTTTTGTGTTGTGACCATGTGCATTACGAATGTTTGCCTGGCCCATGTCAGTGTTGCCGTTCTATAGCTTCTGTAAAAATTAACATAACAGATATGAGTGATCATATGTCGTACGAGAGCTATTTCAAAGAAGTAGATTCAAAGCTTTTGCATGAGCCACCAATTACCAAAGACATGTTGATGCATGAACCCTACACACCGGAAAGCACCGAATCACATTCCCCTATGCCCGATAAAGTAGTGAACGAAAAGATTACCACCGTACCCCCTAATTTACTCAAGAGTAAGCTGGAGTATATTTTAGAATCCGAATTGAAGACAGAACTCAAAGTATTAGAGCGTTCAAAGTCTGATATCGATCAGAAAGCTATACCGGTGGGGGATTATTTGGGTGATAAGTGTAAATCCGTACCTATGTCGCTTGTAGCGGAGGTGAGCCCTACGTTACAGAGGTGCCAACCCGAAGATAGGTTGAATTGTTCGCCTCAGGAACAATCGCTTGATAAAGAAGAAATCGATGATAATCAGAATAGGAAGAAAGATCGAATGCACGTTTCAAGTTGGAATATTAGAAAGAAATGCTGTACCATATCGTAG
- the LOC123679949 gene encoding calcium-binding protein E63-1 yields MNKSKEARRSSSIKEQFTEKELKDLRTAFELCDRNRDGEVTRGEFKIMLNNLGIDLKDDVLKELMNNASHDGSEVIDENDFLNWVKQIQNLRPVLKADSCEDLLAAFKVFDLNKDGYITKDELKTAMETIGEVATDDQIDDFIVKADRDKDGKINYEEFVKMLS; encoded by the exons ATGAACAAGTCGAAGGAGGCCAGGAGAAGC AGTTCGATCAAGGAGCAGTTCACGGAGAAAGAGCTCAAAG ATTTACGTACAGCGTTTGAGCTCTGCGATAGGAACAGAGATGGTGAAGTAACCAGAGGAGAGTTCAAAATAATGCTGAACAATTTAGGCATTGACCTGAAGGATGACGTTCTCAAGGAACTCATGAACAATGCTAGTCATGACG GTTCGGAGGTCATAGATGAGAACGACTTTCTTAATTGGGTCAAGCAAATACAAAACTTGAGACCCGTTCTGAAGGCAGACAGTTGCGAAGACTTGTTGGCAGCTTTCAAAGTTTTTGATCTCAACAAAGACGGTTATATAACGAAAGATGAACTTAAGACTGCAATGGAAACCATAGGCGAAGTAGCCACCGACGACCAAATAGATGACTTTATCGTTAAAGCCGACAGGGATAAAGATGGCAAAATAAATTACGAAG agttcGTCAAGATGTTGTCGTGA
- the LOC123680619 gene encoding magnesium transporter NIPA2 translates to MNHLRFNIERRITNFFAMDLVVNEPHYHIQDDTKDHNYIIGVILAICSSLFIGSSYILKKISLLKLSKSNSLRAGAGGFGYLRDWIWWTGFLFMGTGEFLNLIAYGFAPASLVTPLGALSVLISAILASRYLQEYLTSSGKLGCVLCILGSVIIIFSAPKEVDQESILSMENLQKGPVLLYSLFVISLSFFLICFIGPRYGSKYILVYVILCSQVGSFTVMASKVFALSIKGELQGDYVGYQLILGSFLVLVVCVCIQITYLNKALDIFGTTVVTPIYYVTFTTLVLLFSAILFDEWKKMSVFNILGTLLGLLTAFVAIFLLHRKKDKNNSELLCRNNDSFRYT, encoded by the exons ATGAATCATCTACGATTTAATATCGAACGCAGAATAACAAATTTCTTCGCAATGGATCTTGTCGTTAATGAACCACATTATCATATCCAGGACGATACCAAAGATCACAATTACATAATTGGCGTCATTCTCGCTATATGCTCGTCGTTATTCATTGGTAGCAGTTATATACTCAAAAAAATATCTCTCCTAAAACTTAGCAAATCGAACTCTTTGAGAGCTGGTGCTGGTGGCTTCGGCTACTTGAGAGATTGGATATGGTGGACAGGATTTCTTTTCA TGGGCACTggggaatttttgaatttgattgCTTACGGTTTTGCACCTGCATCTTTGGTCACACCACTTGGAGCTTTGAGTGTTCTCATTTCAGCAATTTTGGCCTCCAGATATCTACAAGAATATTTGACATCTTCCGGAAAG TTGGGATGTGTACTATGCATACTTGGTTCGGTAATCATCATATTCAGTGCTCCAAAAGAAGTTGACCAAGAATCCATTCTATCGATGGAAAATCTTCAAAAAGGTCCAGTCCTTCTTTATTCGTTATTTGTGATATCCTTAAGCTTTTTTCTCATTTGTTTTATTGGTCCAAGGTATGGCAGCAAATACATTTTGGTTTATGTGATTTTATGTTCTCAAGTTGGTAGCTTTACAGTTATGGCTAGCAAAGTTTTTGCTCTATCGATAAAAGGGGAACTTCAAGGAGATTATGTAGGTTATCAATTGATACTCGGCAGCTTTTTAGTATTGGTTGTATGTGTATGTATACAAATAACATATTTAAATAAGGCTTTAGACATTTTTGGGACTACCGTTGTAACTCCCATTTACTATGTAACGTTTACTACTTTAGTGCTACTTTTCTCTGCTATTCTATTTGATGAGTGGAAAAAAATGAGTGTGTTTAATATTTTAGGCACTCTATTAGGTCTTTTAACTGCCTTTGTTGCCATATTTTTACTGCATAGGAAAAAAGACAAAAACAATTCAGAACTCCTTTGTAGAAATAACGACTCGTTTAGGTATACTTAA